A single genomic interval of Penaeus vannamei isolate JL-2024 chromosome 21, ASM4276789v1, whole genome shotgun sequence harbors:
- the LOC113804570 gene encoding abnormal spindle-like microcephaly-associated protein homolog, which translates to MATAEATAVGDDGRAGESAEADQTAGNSRFYIGASPETPATPQGAEDVASVVATGYDAHQQQFEFDESDEGTQSQERQDDQRQIGSSSTYTVLPQNDHEAPISTVATKNGEEELIPAPTNTQPDFYGCKSKQSQKIMDSSYNGIGDNSEHLVKVSNTDYSDHQQEDASFQDYKTRQNLKGTTPSVTEELDNINLSDPELEKAATQIQASFRGYKTRQNLKENQNESPETEELDGIDLNDPELEKAATQIQASFRGFKTRQNLKENETPAETEEETVDLDLNDPELEKAATQIQASFRGFKTRQNLKENGTPAETEETVDLDLNDPELEKAATQIQASFRGYKTRQNLKENETLAETEEETVDLDLNDPELEKAATQIQASFRGYKTRQNLKENETPAETEEETVDLDLNDPELEKAATQIQASFRGYKTRQNLKENETPAETEEETVDLDLNDPELEKAATQIQASFRGYKTRQNLKENETPAETEEETVDLDLNDPELEKAATQIQASFRGFKTRQNLKENGTPAETEETVDLDLNDPELEKAATQIQASFRGYKTRQNLKENETLAETEEETVDLDLNDPELEKAATQIQASFRGYKTRQNLKENETPAETEEETVDLDLNDPELEKAATQIQASFRGYKTRQNLKENETPAETEEETVDLDLNDPELEKAATQIQASFRGYKTRQNLKENETPAETEEETVDLDLNDPELEKAATQIQASFRGYKTRQNLKENETPAETEEETVDIDLNDPELEKAATQIQASFRGYKTRQNLKENETPAETEEETVDLDLNDPELEKAATQIQASFRGYKTRQNLKENETPAETEEETVDIDLNDPELEKAATQIQASFRGYKTRQNLKENETPAETEEETVDLDLNDPELEKAATQIQASFRGYKTRQNLKENETPTETEEETVDIDLNDPELEKAATQIQASFRGYKTRGFKTRQNLKENETPAEAEEIVDLDLNDPELEKAATQIQASFRGHKTRQILKENETPAETEEETVDLDLNDPELEKAATQIQASFRGHKTRQILKENETPAETEEETAATQIQASFRGFKTRQNLKENETPAEIEETVDLDLNDPELEKAATQIQASFRGHKTRQILKENETPAETEEETASFRGYKTRQNLKENETPAETDEETVVLDLNDPELEKAAATQIQASFRGFKTRQNLKENETPAETEEETVDIDLNDPELEKAATQIQASFRGFKTRQNLKENETPAETEEETVDLDLNDPELEKAATQIQASFRGYKTRQNLKGNESPTNEEEIVDLDLNDPELEKAATQIQASFRGFKTRQNLKENQLDASDVKGSDQEKISMLSYETSQKPDEFYMISDSELGYIDLNDPDLEKAATQIQASFRGYMTRQNLNKDTLVTDQSAIDLNDPELEKAATQIQSLFRGYKTRQNLKNDPHEQKVIEVLDIDLDAPDLHKAASLIQARFRGYQSRRSAKEVQSHVEDGVDDIDLNDPEVLKAATLIQASFRGFKTRKGSDPPKPRLGEGNDTHLNGHENNEGKQDTVNGKMDNGEDKEFSEKAFEKTNGQEGSKYIVEPSIIVTDTETNTVLQAKDLEVLASDNKNTLEVGHAGDSDWSNVSSRDASPSPDQSAFSAPVNITELNTAATKIQSIFRGYRTRQQIKKHRTNGPAHSRNKSKRRGSGNKDNEDAAATKIQAAFRGFKTRKHMKNTSKPSYRSLPRGMQQRRDSLEAAQREARRGSLTRDVLMASVLEERMQHREVPPEDPALTKAVVTLQAGVRGYLTRKHMAEKRAASDSSNADQINAEAAATKIQAGFRGYKTRKMLRERAQASLDLSDPAVIQAAVRIQAALRGHLARKELRGAS; encoded by the exons GTAGCCACcaaaaatggagaggaggagcTTATTCCTGCACCTACCAACACCCAGCCCGATTTTTATGGTTGCAAGAGCAAGCAAAGTCAAAAAATTATGGATTCTTCTTATAATGGAATTGGGGATAATTCAGAGCACTTAGTAAAAGTCAGTAATACCGATTACAGTGATCACCAACAAGAAGATGCATCTTTCCAAGACTACAAAACTAGACAAAATTTAAAGGGTACTACACCATCTGTAACAGAAGAATTGGACAATATCAACCTCAGTGATCCAGAACTTGAGAAGGCTGCAACTCAGATCCAAGCTTCTTTTAGGGGCTATAAAACGAGGCAGAAtctaaaagaaaatcaaaatgaatCTCCTGAAACTGAAGAGCTAGATGGCattgatctgaatgaccctgaacttgagaaggctgcaacccagattcaggcttccttcagaggcttcAAGACTaggcagaatctgaaagagaatgaaactccagctgaaacagaagaagaaacagttgaccttgacctgaatgaccctgaacttgagaaggctgcaacccagattcaggcttccttcagaggcttcaagaccaggcagaatctgaaagaaaatggaactcctgctgaaacagaagaaacagttgaccttgatctgaatgaccctgaacttgaaaaggctgcaacccagattcaggcttccttcagaggctataaaaccaggcagaatctgaaagaaaatgaaactctagctgaaacagaggaagaaacagtcgaccttgatctgaatgaccctgaacttgaaaaggctgcaacccaaattcaggcttccttcagaggctataaaaccaggcagaatctgaaagaaaatgaaactccagctgaaacagaggaagaaacagttgaccttgatctgaatgaccctgaacttgaaaaggctgcaacccaaattcaggcttccttcagaggctataaaaccagacagaatctgaaagaaaatgaaactccagctgaaacagaggaagaaacagtcgaccttgatctgaatgaccctgaacttgaaaaggctgcaacccaaattcaggcttccttcagaggctataaaaccaggcagaatctaaaagagaatgaaactccagctgaaacagaggaagaaacagttgaccttgacctgaatgaccctgaacttgagaaggctgcaacccagattcaggcttccttcagaggcttcaagaccaggcagaatctgaaagaaaatggaactcctgctgaaacagaagaaacagttgaccttgatctgaatgaccctgaacttgaaaaggctgcaacccagattcaggcttccttcagaggctataaaaccaggcagaatctgaaagaaaatgaaactctagctgaaacagaggaagaaacagttgaccttgatctgaatgaccctgaacttgaaaaggctgcaacccaaattcaggcttccttcagaggctataaaaccaggcagaatctgaaagaaaatgaaactccagctgaaacagaggaagaaacagttgaccttgatctgaatgaccctgaacttgaaaaggctgcaacccaaattcaggcttccttcagaggctataaaaccaggcagaatctaaaagagaatgaaactccagctgaaacagaggaagaaacagttgaccttgatctgaatgaccctgaacttgagaaggctgcaacccagattcaggcttccttcagaggctataaaaccaggcagaatctgaaagagaatgaaactccagctgaaacagaggaagaaacagtggaccttgatctgaatgaccctgaacttgagaaggctgcaacccagattcaggcttccttcagaggctataaaaccaggcagaatctgaaagagaatgaaactccagctgaaacagaggaagaaacagttgacattgatctgaatgaccctgaacttgaaaaggctgcaacccagattcaggcttccttcagaggctataaaaccaggcagaatctgaaagagaatgaaactccagctgaaacagaggaagaaacagtggaccttgatctgaatgaccctgaacttgaaaaggctgcaacccagattcaggcttccttcagaggctataaaaccaggcagaatctgaaagagaatgaaactccagctgaaacagaggaagaaacagttgacattgatctgaatgaccctgaacttgagaaggctgcaacccagattcaggcttccttcagaggctataaaaccaggcagaatctgaaagagaatgaaactccagctgaaacagaggaagaaacagttgaccttgatctgaatgaccctgaacttgaaaaggctgcaacccagattcaggcttccttcagaggctataaaaccaggcag aatctgaaagaaaatgaaactccaactgaaacagaggaagaaactgTTGACattgatctgaatgaccctgaacttgagaaggctgcaacccagattcaggcttctttcagaggctataaaaccag aggcttcAAGACCAgacagaatctgaaagagaatgaaactccagctgaagCAGAAGAAATAGTTGACCTTGacctgaatgaccctgaacttgagaaggctgcaacccagattcaggcttccttcagaggccaTAAAACCAGGCAAattctgaaagagaatgaaactccagctgaaacagaggaagaaacagttgaccttgacctgaatgaccctgaacttgagaaggctgcaacccagattcaggcttccttcagaggccaTAAAACCAGGCAAattctgaaagagaatgaaactccagctgaaacagaggaagaaaca gctgcaacccaaattcaggcttccttcagaggcttcAAGACCAgacagaatctgaaagagaatgaaactccagctgaaatagaagaaacagttgaccttgacctgaatgaccctgaacttgagaaggctgcaacccagattcaggcttccttcagaggccaTAAAACCAGGCAAattctgaaagagaatgaaactccagctgaaacagaggaagaaaca gcttccttcagaggctataaaaccaggcagaatctgaaagagaatgaaactccagctgaaacagaTGAAGAAACAGTTGtccttgatctgaatgaccctgaacttgaaaaggct gctgcaacccaaattcaggcttccttcagaggcttcAAGACCAgacagaatctgaaagagaatgaaactccagctgaaacagaggaagaaacagttgacattgatctgaatgaccctgaacttgaaaaggctgcaacccaaattcaggcttccttcagaggcttcAAGACCAGACAGaatctgaaagaaaatgaaactccagctgaaacagaggaagaaacagttgaccttgatctgaatgaccctgaacttgaaaaggctgcaacccagattcaggcttccttcagaggctataaaaccagaCAGAATCTGAAAGGAAATGAATCACCAActaatgaagaagaaatagttGACCTTGACCTAAATGACCCTGAGCTTGAAAAGGCGGCTacccagattcaggcttccttcagaggcttcAAAACCAgacagaatctgaaagagaaCCAACTGGATGCCAGTGATGTGAAGGGTTCCGACCAAGAAAAGATTTCTATGCTCTCTTATGAAACTAGTCAAAAACCAGATGAATTTTACATGATTTCTGATAGCGAGCTTGGGTACATTGATTTAAATGATCCAGACTTAGAGAAGGCTGCAACGCAGATTCAAGCATCTTTTAGAGGATATATGACCAGACAAAATCTGAATAAAGATACACTAGTCACAGATCAAAGTGCCATTGATCTCAACGACCCAGAACTTGAAAAGGCAGCTACTCAAATTCAGTCTTTATTTAGGGGttacaaaacaagacaaaatttGAAAAATGATCCCCATGAGCAAAAGGTCATAGAGGTTCTTGACATTGATCTTGATGCTCCTGACTTGCATAAAGCAGCATCACTTATTCAGGCCAGATTCCGAGGCTATCAGTCACGGAGAAGTGCTAAGGAGGTCCAATCCCACGTGGAAGATGGTGTAGATGATATTGACTTAAATGATCCAGAGGTTCTTAAAGCAGCAACTTTAATTCAGGCTTCATTTAGAGGTTTCAAAACAAGGAAGGGTTCTGATCCACCTAAGCCGAGGCTGGGCGAAGGGAATGACACTCACTTGAATGGTCATGAAAACAATGAAGGAAAACAGGACACTGTTAATGGCAAGATGGACAATGGCGAAGATAAGGAGTTTTCTGAAAAAGCATTTGAAAAGACGAATGGGCAAGAAGGCAGCAAATATATTGTAGAGCcgtcaataatagtaacagataCCGAAACAAACACAGTACTCCAAGCCAAAGATTTAGAGGTTTTAGCATCTGATAACAAAAACACATTGGAGGTTGGCCATGCTGGTGACAGCGACTGGTCTAATGTCTCCAGCAGAGATGCTAGCCCATCCCCAGACCAGAGTGCATTCAGTGCTCCTGTTAACATTACAGAGCTGAACACTGCAGCAACAAAGATTCAAAGTATCTTCAGGGGGTACAGAACAAGGCAACAGATCAAGAAACATCGCACCAACGGCCCTGCACATAGCAGAAACAAGTCGAAAAGAAGAGGTTCAGGCAACAAAGACAATGAAGATGCCGCAGCTACGAAAATCCAGGCAGCTTTCCGTGGCTTCAAGACGAGAAAACACATGAAAAATACCAGCAAACCTTCTTACCGCAGTTTGCCCCGCGGAATGCAGCAGCGGAGGGATAGTTTGGAAGCAGCGCAAAGGGAGGCTCGGCGAGGGAGCCTTACGAGGGACGTCCTGATGGCCAGCGTCCTCGAAGAGAGAATGCAACACCGAGAAGTACCCCCGGAGGACCCAGCATTAACGAAAGCAGTTGTGACTCTACAGGCTGGTGTCCGGGGCTACCTCACTCGCAAGCACATGGCAGAAAAGCGCGCGGCGTCGGATTCATCGAACGCGGACCAAATCAACGCAGAAGCAGCGGCTACAAAGATCCAGGCTGGATTTAGAGGCTACAAAACCCGAAAGATGTTGAGGGAGAGAGCGCAGGCCAGCTTGGATCTCAGCGACCCAGCTGTGATCCAGGCGGCTGTGCGGATACAAGCAGCTCTCCGCGGCCATCTTGCCAGGAAGGAATTGAGAGGAGCGTCCTAA